CCATTTTTCGGGCCTTACGATTGGCATTACCCGCGAAGCGTATGAGCAAATCGTGCAGCGGATTGCCGAGTTCCGCAAGGACATTATCGCGATTGCAACGCGCGATTCTGCAACGGACGAAGTCTATCGCTTGAACGTGCAGTTCTTCCCGATGACGAAAAAAAGTTTAAATAAAAAGGACTAGGAGGAAACCATGAAAAATTCAAAGCGAAACACATTTGTGTTTGATTTTATCGGGGCAGCGTTCTGCTTGACGATGGCACTTGCTCTTCTCGTGATGTATTCGGGCTGTTCCGAAGACATTTCTCCGATAAACGATGCTCATGGTGGTGCCGCCGAAGAACAGGGCGTGTATGCTTTGGCGGGGCGAGCTGGCGATGTGTATCCTAAAGTGATGGGATTGGATGGGCTTGACTCAGTTTCTGGAATTAATGATGGACGTTTGGAGGTACCTGAAGGAACTGTCGTCGCTGTTTACGAATTGAATCCCCTAACTCTTGAACCGAATGGTCGTGTTTTTTTGGATACCATCGACAATGGTGAAGGTCGTTTTGCGTTTGAAAATATTTTTTTGGGTAGCCCGTATGTATTGATTGAAATACGGGATTCTTGCATTGCGTTTGATTGTCAAGAACGTGGTGTGTGGGGCTCTTCGTCTTATCAAACGTATGTTGAAGTTCCATGCGAATCCGTGATTGATTCCTCTTGGGGAGGAATTTGGCCTACCGATTGTGGCGTTTTGGATTCTACCAAATATCCGGTTTCTTTAGGCGCTATAGTTGATGTACGGAATTACCAAGAATCAGGTTCTTCGAAAATAAGCATTAACACATTAAGTTATCTGAAAATCCCGTTGTTGAAGAAATACTTTGCCGAAGGGATGTCTTTTGCTGCGGCGGGTAAAAAGGCGGAACAAGAAATCTTGGAAAACTTTGGCATTTATGAAGATTTGGGAGAATTTGAAAATGCTGAAAATGTAAATGGTGAATTGTCTTATGTTTTGCGGATGATTGTTCGAATTATAACTCTTGGTGATGCTTTCGTTTATAATTTTCCGATACCTTTTGATCGTTATTATTACATAACTTTTGCCGCAGCCAATGCTTTTGGGAGTGACATGGAGCAGGTTTATTTGAATAAGATAAAGATGCTTGATTATGGAATAGGCTATTATTT
The genomic region above belongs to Fibrobacter sp. UWB4 and contains:
- a CDS encoding FISUMP domain-containing protein, producing the protein MKNSKRNTFVFDFIGAAFCLTMALALLVMYSGCSEDISPINDAHGGAAEEQGVYALAGRAGDVYPKVMGLDGLDSVSGINDGRLEVPEGTVVAVYELNPLTLEPNGRVFLDTIDNGEGRFAFENIFLGSPYVLIEIRDSCIAFDCQERGVWGSSSYQTYVEVPCESVIDSSWGGIWPTDCGVLDSTKYPVSLGAIVDVRNYQESGSSKISINTLSYLKIPLLKKYFAEGMSFAAAGKKAEQEILENFGIYEDLGEFENAENVNGELSYVLRMIVRIITLGDAFVYNFPIPFDRYYYITFAAANAFGSDMEQVYLNKIKMLDYGIGYYLQEIGVGRCTESRENEVYKILGHEYMSVVCRSGKWKPGRKKLEYSSGVMTDARDGKTYKTVTYNWGDITQTWMAENLNYTDATSSKTCWDGDSSCDYGRYYTWRTAMDLDWSSIKMTSRIHEFIWNDADSTYKDKWETVAVEDMCLKKGYLEGASDSVKYAYCYVKSPDGKCVANDTADNVYSYCYRKYDGCHLDLSESVFRTKPVAYRGVCPEGWRIPNKEDWEILGQNVAARGASFTDVYGSGFGYTAPMSDVRYALVPSENDVGRISFTAFVGSENVSIDMYMNFTDAPRNALPFFVLNNEMFVRCIKN